Proteins encoded together in one Vitis vinifera cultivar Pinot Noir 40024 chromosome 4, ASM3070453v1 window:
- the LOC100266017 gene encoding CDK5RAP1-like protein isoform X1, protein MASPLSSLSSILSQPHCAIRIRLPTRCCFGLQSLSPKPHLSSSRCNLRTPPPFRPGFSLTFSRKFSQSHSHLPLSNKSEVPSLHSFIAQAAVATSEVQPDPVSASEILPRGRIYHETYGCQMNINDMEIVLSIMKKAGYNEVVEVPESAEVIFINTCAIRDNAEQKVWQRLNYFWFLKRHWKSNVSIGRADSLHPPKVVVLGCMAERLKDKILDADKMVDVVCGPDAYRDLPRLLEEVDYGQKGINTLLSLEETYADISPVRISKNSVTAFVSIMRGCNNMCSFCIVPFTRGRERSRPVESIVREVAELWKEGVKEVMLLGQNVNSYNDASGFDKEVEPGANWKLSEGFSSKCKVKKMGLRFSDLLDRLSTEFPEMRFRYTSPHPKDFPDELLYLMRDRYNVCKSIHLPAQTGSSTVLERMRRGYTREAYLDLVQKIRRIVPDVGITSDFICGFCGETEEEYADTISLVKAVGYDMAYMFAYSMREKTHAHRNYVDDVPDNIKQRRLAEMIEVFRESTGQCYDSQIGTVQLVLVEGPNKRAPDTELIGKTDRGHRVSFKNTPVPHWDDDVGGNQNPRVGDFVEVRILTSTRASLFGEALAITKLSLFYSNADEAIADEQNLKSSCL, encoded by the exons ATGGCGTCTCCTCTCTCATCGCTCTCGTCCATCCTCTCCCAACCTCACTGCGCCATCCGCATCAGACTTCCTACGCGATGTTGCTTCGGTCTTCAATCTCTCTCCCCAAAACCCCACCTTTCTTCTTCTCGCTGCAATCTTCGTACTCCTCCCCCTTTCAGGCCCGGTTTCTCTCTCACTTTCTCGAGAAAATTCTCTCAATCCCATTCTCACCTTCCACTCTCCAACAAGTCGGAGGTTCCCAGCCTCCACTCCTTCATTGCTCAAGCCGCTGTCGCCACTTCCGAAGTGCAGCCCGA CCCTGTGTCAGCTTCCGAAATTCTTCCAAGAGGTCGTATTTATCATGAGACATATGGTTGtcaaatgaatattaatgataTGGAGATTGTCCTCTCTATCATGAAGAAAGCTGGATATAATGAAGTTGTGGAAGTTCCTGAGAGTGCTGAGGTCATTTTCATCAATACTTGTGCTATAAGAGACAATGCAGAACAAAAGGTGTGGCAGAGGCTTAACTATTTTTGGTTTCTTAAAAGGCATTGGAAGAGCAATGTCTCTATTGGAAGGGCGGATTCCCTGCACCCTCCAAAAGTAGTTGTATTAGGATGCATGGCTGAAAGGTTGAAGGATAAGATACTAGATGCGGATAAGATGGTTGATGTTGTCTGTGGGCCTGATGCTTACAGGGACTTGCCGCGGTTGTTAGAGGAAGTAGACTATGGTCAAAAAGGGATCAATACTCTTCTTTCACTTGAAGAAACTTATGCTGATATTAGCCCAGttagaatttccaaaaattcagTTACTGCTTTTGTCTCTATTATGAGGGGCTGCAACAATATGTGCTCGTTTTGCATTGTTCCTTTCACTAGAGGGAGGGAGCGATCACGGCCTGTGGAATCAATTGTCAGAGAGGTGGCTGAGCTTTGGAAAGAAGGAGTAAAAGAGGTCATGCTTCTTGGTCAAAATGTGAATAGCTATAATGATGCTTCTGGGTTTGACAAAGAAGTTGAACCAGGTGCTAATTGGAAACTTAGTGAAGGTTTTTCCAGCAAgtgcaaagtgaagaaaatggGTTTACGCTTTTCTGATCTATTGGACCGACTGTCCACAGAATTCCCTGAAATGCGGTTCAGGTACACATCCCCACATCCTAAAGATTTCCCAGATGAGTTACTATATTTAATGCGAGATAGATATAATGTCTGCAAAAGTATCCACTTGCCTGCACAAACTGGGAGTAGTACTGTACTTGAAAGAATGCGTCGGGGTTATACACGGGAAGCGTACTTGGATCTCGTACAAAAAATACGGAGAATCGTTCCTGATGTTGGGATTACCAGTGATTTCATATGTG GCTTttgtggagaaacagaggaggAATATGCAGACACAATAAGCCTTGTAAAGGCTGTTGGTTATGACATGGCATACATGTTTGCTTACAGCATGAGGGAGAAAACCCATGCACATAGAAACTATGTTGATGATGTTCCTGACAACATCAAGCAGAGGAGGCTGGCAGAGATGATAGAGGTCTTCCGTGAGAGTACAGGTCAGTGTTATGACTCCCAAATTGGTACTGTTCAGCTGGTGTTAGTTGAAGGCCCCAATAAGAGAGCTCCAGATACAGAGCTAATCGGCAAGACTGATAGAGGCCATAgagtttcatttaaaaatacacCCGTCCCCCATTGGGATGATGATGTTGGAGGGAATCAAAATCCTAGAGTTGGCGATTTCGTGGAGGTTCGCATATTGACGTCAACACGAGCCTCACTTTTTGGGGAAGCACTTGCTATAACTAAATTAAGCTTGTTTTACAGCAATGCAGATGAAGCCATTGCCGATGAACAGAACTTGAAATCAAGCTGTTTATGA
- the LOC100266017 gene encoding CDK5RAP1-like protein isoform X2 produces MNINDMEIVLSIMKKAGYNEVVEVPESAEVIFINTCAIRDNAEQKVWQRLNYFWFLKRHWKSNVSIGRADSLHPPKVVVLGCMAERLKDKILDADKMVDVVCGPDAYRDLPRLLEEVDYGQKGINTLLSLEETYADISPVRISKNSVTAFVSIMRGCNNMCSFCIVPFTRGRERSRPVESIVREVAELWKEGVKEVMLLGQNVNSYNDASGFDKEVEPGANWKLSEGFSSKCKVKKMGLRFSDLLDRLSTEFPEMRFRYTSPHPKDFPDELLYLMRDRYNVCKSIHLPAQTGSSTVLERMRRGYTREAYLDLVQKIRRIVPDVGITSDFICGFCGETEEEYADTISLVKAVGYDMAYMFAYSMREKTHAHRNYVDDVPDNIKQRRLAEMIEVFRESTGQCYDSQIGTVQLVLVEGPNKRAPDTELIGKTDRGHRVSFKNTPVPHWDDDVGGNQNPRVGDFVEVRILTSTRASLFGEALAITKLSLFYSNADEAIADEQNLKSSCL; encoded by the exons atgaatattaatgataTGGAGATTGTCCTCTCTATCATGAAGAAAGCTGGATATAATGAAGTTGTGGAAGTTCCTGAGAGTGCTGAGGTCATTTTCATCAATACTTGTGCTATAAGAGACAATGCAGAACAAAAGGTGTGGCAGAGGCTTAACTATTTTTGGTTTCTTAAAAGGCATTGGAAGAGCAATGTCTCTATTGGAAGGGCGGATTCCCTGCACCCTCCAAAAGTAGTTGTATTAGGATGCATGGCTGAAAGGTTGAAGGATAAGATACTAGATGCGGATAAGATGGTTGATGTTGTCTGTGGGCCTGATGCTTACAGGGACTTGCCGCGGTTGTTAGAGGAAGTAGACTATGGTCAAAAAGGGATCAATACTCTTCTTTCACTTGAAGAAACTTATGCTGATATTAGCCCAGttagaatttccaaaaattcagTTACTGCTTTTGTCTCTATTATGAGGGGCTGCAACAATATGTGCTCGTTTTGCATTGTTCCTTTCACTAGAGGGAGGGAGCGATCACGGCCTGTGGAATCAATTGTCAGAGAGGTGGCTGAGCTTTGGAAAGAAGGAGTAAAAGAGGTCATGCTTCTTGGTCAAAATGTGAATAGCTATAATGATGCTTCTGGGTTTGACAAAGAAGTTGAACCAGGTGCTAATTGGAAACTTAGTGAAGGTTTTTCCAGCAAgtgcaaagtgaagaaaatggGTTTACGCTTTTCTGATCTATTGGACCGACTGTCCACAGAATTCCCTGAAATGCGGTTCAGGTACACATCCCCACATCCTAAAGATTTCCCAGATGAGTTACTATATTTAATGCGAGATAGATATAATGTCTGCAAAAGTATCCACTTGCCTGCACAAACTGGGAGTAGTACTGTACTTGAAAGAATGCGTCGGGGTTATACACGGGAAGCGTACTTGGATCTCGTACAAAAAATACGGAGAATCGTTCCTGATGTTGGGATTACCAGTGATTTCATATGTG GCTTttgtggagaaacagaggaggAATATGCAGACACAATAAGCCTTGTAAAGGCTGTTGGTTATGACATGGCATACATGTTTGCTTACAGCATGAGGGAGAAAACCCATGCACATAGAAACTATGTTGATGATGTTCCTGACAACATCAAGCAGAGGAGGCTGGCAGAGATGATAGAGGTCTTCCGTGAGAGTACAGGTCAGTGTTATGACTCCCAAATTGGTACTGTTCAGCTGGTGTTAGTTGAAGGCCCCAATAAGAGAGCTCCAGATACAGAGCTAATCGGCAAGACTGATAGAGGCCATAgagtttcatttaaaaatacacCCGTCCCCCATTGGGATGATGATGTTGGAGGGAATCAAAATCCTAGAGTTGGCGATTTCGTGGAGGTTCGCATATTGACGTCAACACGAGCCTCACTTTTTGGGGAAGCACTTGCTATAACTAAATTAAGCTTGTTTTACAGCAATGCAGATGAAGCCATTGCCGATGAACAGAACTTGAAATCAAGCTGTTTATGA
- the LOC100259060 gene encoding 3-epi-6-deoxocathasterone 23-monooxygenase CYP90C1 isoform X2, with translation MEVIHWCWVVVGVVMGWCWYKSIKNKAKEEGSGVPRGNPGWPVIGETLDFIASGWSSRPVSFMEKRKSRYGKVFKTNILGKPVIVSTDPEVNKVVLQNIGNVFIPAYPQTITEILGESSILQMNGSLQKRVHALLGGFLRSPQLKARITRDIERYVKLTLDSWKDQHIVYVQDEVRKITFDVLVRVLVSITPGEDLNFMKREFAEVIKGLICLPIKLPGTRLYKSLKAKERLLKLVRRIVEERKAAMDRGDHETLKGPPNDAVDVLLRDTGDSSETSRLSLDFISSNMIEMMIPGEETLPTAMTLAVKFLSDCPVALNQLMEENMELKKGKALSGEDYAWTDYMCLPFTQNVINETLRMANIINAVWRKAVKDVKIKDYLIPEGWGVMASFTSIHMDEENYENPYQFNPWRWEAASVNNNNSYTPFGGGQRLCPGLELSKLEISIFLHHLVTTYRWVAKKDDVVYFPTVKMRKKLPITVTPLPPL, from the exons ATGGAGGTGATTCATTGGTGTTGGGTTGTGGTGGGTGTTGTGATGGGGTGGTGTTGGTATAAGAGCATCAAGAACAAGGCGAAGGAGGAGGGAAGTGGGGTTCCCAGAGGAAACCCTGGTTGGCCAGTAATAGGAGAGACTCTTGACTTCATTGCTTCTGGTTGGAGCTCTCGACCAGTCAGCTTCATGGAGAAGCGCAAGTCTCG ataTGGGAAGGTGTTCAAGACAAACATATTGGGAAAGCCGGTGATAGTGTCGACGGATCCGGAGGTGAACAAGGTGGTTCTGCAGAACATTGGGAATGTATTTATCCCTGCCTATCCCCAAACCATCACGGAGATACTTGGAGAATCATCTATACTCCAGATGAACGGCAGTCTGCAGAAGAGAGTGCATGCACTGCTTGGTGGCTTCTTGAGATCACCACAACTCAAAGCTCGAATCACCCGTGACATTGAACGCTATGTCAAACTCACCCTTGATTCTTGGAAAGACCAGCACATTGTTTACGTCCAAGATGAAGTCAGAAAG ATCACGTTTGACGTTCTGGTTAGAGTTCTGGTGAGCATTACTCCAGGTGAAGATTTGAACTTTATGAAGAGAGAATTCGCAGAAGTCATCAAAGGCTTGATTTGTCTCCCAATTAAACTTCCCGGAACTAGACTATATAAATCTCTCAAG GCTAAGGAGAGGCTGTTGAAGCTGGTGAGAAGGATCGTGGAGGAGAGGAAGGCAGCCATGGATAGAGGTGATCATGAGACCCTCAAGGGTCCACCCAACGATGCCGTGGACGTGCTGCTCCGTGACACAGGGGATTCATCTGAGACGTCGCGTCTGTCGTTGGATTTCATCAGTTCGAATATGATCGAGATGATGATCCCCGGGGAGGAGACTCTGCCGACCGCCATGACCCTGGCCGTCAAATTTCTAAGTGACTGCCCCGTCGCTCTGAACCAGCTGATG GAGGAGAACATGGAGTTAAAGAAGGGAAAGGCTCTTTCCGGGGAGGATTATGCCTGGACTGACTACATGTGCTTGCCATTTACTCAAAAT GTGATCAATGAAACTCTGAGAATGGCAAATATCATAAATGCGGTTTGGAGAAAAGCTGTTAAAGATGTCAAAATCAAAG ATTACCTGATACCAGAGGGATGGGGTGTCATGGCATCTTTCACTTCCATTCACATGGATGAAGAGAATTATGAAAACCCTTATCAGTTCAATCCATGGAGATGGGAG GCAGCTAGTGTCAACAACAACAATAGCTATACACCCTTCGGAGGTGGACAGAGGCTGTGCCCTGGTTTAGAATTATCGAAACTCGAAATCTCAatttttcttcatcatctcGTCACCACCTACCG GTGGGTGGCTAAGAAGGACGACGTAGTTTACTTTCCAACAGTGAAGATGAGGAAGAAGTTACCCATCACCGTCACACCCTTACCACCCCTTTGA
- the LOC100243711 gene encoding uncharacterized protein LOC100243711: MGLGALRSIIRPLSRTLVTRTSTLYTTSFGASSPSPRPDFRFVSGSLYWLPRWVPVANHFHSLTDTRFPKRRPSDKPRRKRASLRPPGPYAWVQYVPGERILPNRPNEGSVKGRKEKKRMRLRRAFILSEAKKRKTQLQEAKRKKNIKGVERKMAAVARERAWAQRLAELQQLEEEKKKSVA; the protein is encoded by the exons ATGGGATTGGGCGCTCTCAGGTCCATCATTCGTCCCCTATCCAGAACCCTAGTGACCCGTACCTCCACTCTCTATACGACGTCGTTTGGGGCCTCTTCTCCCTCTCCCAGACCCGATTTCCGGTTCGTTTCCGGTTCTCTATACTGGCTTCCTCGATGGGTTCCGGTGGCTAACCATTTTCACAGCTTAACAGACACTCGATTTCCTAAGCGAAGACCCAGCGATAAGCCTCGCAGAAAGAGGGCCAGCTTGAGACCTCCAG GACCGTATGCTTGGGTTCAGTATGTGCCCGGTGAACGAATACTTCCTAACAGACCCAATGAAGGAAGCGTCAAGGGGAGGAAAGAGAAGAAGCGTATGAGGCTGCGCCGAGCATTTATATTG TCAGAAGCAAAGAAGCGGAAAACTCAGTTGCAGGAGGCTAAGAGAAAGAAGAATATTAAGGGAGTAGAACGTAAGATGGCTGCAGTGGCTAGGGAAAGAGCATGGGCTCAAAGATTGGCAGAATTACAACAGCttgaggaagagaagaaaaaatctgTGGCTTGA
- the LOC100259060 gene encoding 3-epi-6-deoxocathasterone 23-monooxygenase CYP90C1 isoform X1, translating into MEVIHWCWVVVGVVMGWCWYKSIKNKAKEEGSGVPRGNPGWPVIGETLDFIASGWSSRPVSFMEKRKSRYGKVFKTNILGKPVIVSTDPEVNKVVLQNIGNVFIPAYPQTITEILGESSILQMNGSLQKRVHALLGGFLRSPQLKARITRDIERYVKLTLDSWKDQHIVYVQDEVRKITFDVLVRVLVSITPGEDLNFMKREFAEVIKGLICLPIKLPGTRLYKSLKAKERLLKLVRRIVEERKAAMDRGDHETLKGPPNDAVDVLLRDTGDSSETSRLSLDFISSNMIEMMIPGEETLPTAMTLAVKFLSDCPVALNQLMEENMELKKGKALSGEDYAWTDYMCLPFTQNVINETLRMANIINAVWRKAVKDVKIKDYLIPEGWGVMASFTSIHMDEENYENPYQFNPWRWEKAASVNNNNSYTPFGGGQRLCPGLELSKLEISIFLHHLVTTYRWVAKKDDVVYFPTVKMRKKLPITVTPLPPL; encoded by the exons ATGGAGGTGATTCATTGGTGTTGGGTTGTGGTGGGTGTTGTGATGGGGTGGTGTTGGTATAAGAGCATCAAGAACAAGGCGAAGGAGGAGGGAAGTGGGGTTCCCAGAGGAAACCCTGGTTGGCCAGTAATAGGAGAGACTCTTGACTTCATTGCTTCTGGTTGGAGCTCTCGACCAGTCAGCTTCATGGAGAAGCGCAAGTCTCG ataTGGGAAGGTGTTCAAGACAAACATATTGGGAAAGCCGGTGATAGTGTCGACGGATCCGGAGGTGAACAAGGTGGTTCTGCAGAACATTGGGAATGTATTTATCCCTGCCTATCCCCAAACCATCACGGAGATACTTGGAGAATCATCTATACTCCAGATGAACGGCAGTCTGCAGAAGAGAGTGCATGCACTGCTTGGTGGCTTCTTGAGATCACCACAACTCAAAGCTCGAATCACCCGTGACATTGAACGCTATGTCAAACTCACCCTTGATTCTTGGAAAGACCAGCACATTGTTTACGTCCAAGATGAAGTCAGAAAG ATCACGTTTGACGTTCTGGTTAGAGTTCTGGTGAGCATTACTCCAGGTGAAGATTTGAACTTTATGAAGAGAGAATTCGCAGAAGTCATCAAAGGCTTGATTTGTCTCCCAATTAAACTTCCCGGAACTAGACTATATAAATCTCTCAAG GCTAAGGAGAGGCTGTTGAAGCTGGTGAGAAGGATCGTGGAGGAGAGGAAGGCAGCCATGGATAGAGGTGATCATGAGACCCTCAAGGGTCCACCCAACGATGCCGTGGACGTGCTGCTCCGTGACACAGGGGATTCATCTGAGACGTCGCGTCTGTCGTTGGATTTCATCAGTTCGAATATGATCGAGATGATGATCCCCGGGGAGGAGACTCTGCCGACCGCCATGACCCTGGCCGTCAAATTTCTAAGTGACTGCCCCGTCGCTCTGAACCAGCTGATG GAGGAGAACATGGAGTTAAAGAAGGGAAAGGCTCTTTCCGGGGAGGATTATGCCTGGACTGACTACATGTGCTTGCCATTTACTCAAAAT GTGATCAATGAAACTCTGAGAATGGCAAATATCATAAATGCGGTTTGGAGAAAAGCTGTTAAAGATGTCAAAATCAAAG ATTACCTGATACCAGAGGGATGGGGTGTCATGGCATCTTTCACTTCCATTCACATGGATGAAGAGAATTATGAAAACCCTTATCAGTTCAATCCATGGAGATGGGAG AAGGCAGCTAGTGTCAACAACAACAATAGCTATACACCCTTCGGAGGTGGACAGAGGCTGTGCCCTGGTTTAGAATTATCGAAACTCGAAATCTCAatttttcttcatcatctcGTCACCACCTACCG GTGGGTGGCTAAGAAGGACGACGTAGTTTACTTTCCAACAGTGAAGATGAGGAAGAAGTTACCCATCACCGTCACACCCTTACCACCCCTTTGA